The region TCACCACCAAATTTCCGTGCCGGTCCTGGCAGCTGTTTGGATTCACCAGCCCCTGAAACATTTCATTTGCAATATTCTCAGCAACAAAAAACAGCAGATCTTCATTCCAGGTGCCTTTTACGTCTTCCATTTTCTGATATTCCAGGGAAACCACCGTAACGGTAAATGGCTGGGGAAGTGATAAGTTTAAATATTGTGACCGTTCCCCAATCTCTTCTCTTGTATAATGCCCTTCCAATGCTCTCTGCAAAAAGTTAGAGGCAAGATAAGTACGGTTTTGTGCAAGCATACTCATCGCCCAGTCAAGGTATTTATCTTCACTCTCCTCTCTATGCAGTCTTTCCCGAACCCGCTGCATCATCTCGTCAAAAGGCCCTTCCATCAGCGGCTTTAGAAGATACTCAAAAACCCCCAGTTTCAAAGCTTCTCTGGCATATTCAAACCGGTCATACCCGGTGATGATCACTACCACCGCTCTGGGGTTCGTTTCCCTTAATTTTTTTATGAATTGAAGGCCATTAAGAAATGGCATATTAATATCAACAAAATAAACATCCGGCGAAACGCCCTTTGCCAGTTCAAGAGCCATCTCTCCATCCTCTGCTTCTGCTGCCAGTTCAAAATCGCCGTATTGTTTCAAAAAACTGATGATCCCCCGGCGAATG is a window of [Clostridium] saccharolyticum WM1 DNA encoding:
- a CDS encoding response regulator transcription factor encodes the protein MGYKVLVADDEYIIRRGIISFLKQYGDFELAAEAEDGEMALELAKGVSPDVYFVDINMPFLNGLQFIKKLRETNPRAVVVIITGYDRFEYAREALKLGVFEYLLKPLMEGPFDEMMQRVRERLHREESEDKYLDWAMSMLAQNRTYLASNFLQRALEGHYTREEIGERSQYLNLSLPQPFTVTVVSLEYQKMEDVKGTWNEDLLFFVAENIANEMFQGLVNPNSCQDRHGNLVVISKTMAPENAEEQAEIYCKILESHLPVRSVIMQVNGDDYGSLAETYEAAVSRLKELETGSSVIKDVKLYIEDNYSREDFSFQDAADHVNLSVAHLSRMFRREMGVTFVDYLTSVRIRKAIELLHNGELKIYEIAELAGYANQHYFSNVFKKNLGVSPGEYRRLIKKNNQNSSMQ